A stretch of the Campylobacter concisus genome encodes the following:
- a CDS encoding YqhA family protein, with product MRKIFEKILLASNSFTFFPVVFGLLGAIVLFIIASYDVGKVLLEVYKYFFAADFHVENFHSEVVGEIVGAIDLYLMALVLYIFSFGIYELFISEITQLKQSKQSKVLEVHSLDELKDKLGKVIVMVLIVNFFQRVLHANFTTPLEMAYLAASILALCLGLYFLHKGDH from the coding sequence TTGCGTAAGATATTTGAAAAAATTTTGCTTGCTAGCAACAGCTTTACATTTTTTCCAGTAGTTTTTGGACTTTTAGGTGCGATCGTACTTTTTATCATTGCAAGCTATGACGTCGGCAAGGTACTTTTAGAGGTTTATAAATATTTCTTTGCTGCAGATTTTCACGTTGAAAATTTCCACTCAGAAGTCGTTGGTGAGATAGTTGGAGCGATCGATCTATACTTGATGGCGCTTGTTCTTTATATATTTAGCTTCGGAATTTACGAGCTTTTCATCTCAGAGATCACACAGTTAAAGCAGTCAAAGCAGAGCAAAGTCTTAGAGGTTCACTCTCTTGATGAGCTAAAAGATAAGCTTGGCAAAGTGATCGTCATGGTCTTAATCGTAAATTTCTTCCAAAGGGTGCTTCACGCAAACTTCACAACTCCGCTTGAGATGGCCTATCTTGCGGCTTCTATCCTAGCGCTTTGTCTTGGACTTTATTTCCTCCACAAGGGAGATCACTAA
- a CDS encoding radical SAM protein: protein MSLGIDLSPKQKSCNFDCVYCELSGAKTVETIENPPSVDEIINDLKEALKTHQNIDVITLTANGEPTLYPYLKELIAKVNELKGSAKTLILSNGSGVRDQKICEALQGLDIVKFSLDSAVQSTFKKIDRNKSGIEVNELIKAMAKFRKEFTGELVLEILVVAGFNDKKSEFEALNVAINEIAPHRVDIGTIDRPPAYNVKSVDAKKLEELAKQISGVPVNIAKAHKIEQKYNFSEDEILEMLRRRPQTIANVEENFSEYSKQILNKLLQQDVVYLADVAGVKFYKLRA, encoded by the coding sequence ATGAGCCTTGGCATCGATCTAAGCCCAAAGCAAAAATCATGTAATTTTGACTGTGTTTATTGCGAGCTAAGTGGCGCAAAGACTGTTGAAACAATAGAAAATCCGCCAAGCGTTGATGAGATCATAAACGATTTAAAAGAAGCATTAAAAACTCATCAAAACATCGATGTCATCACACTTACAGCAAATGGCGAACCAACTCTTTACCCGTACTTAAAAGAGCTGATAGCAAAAGTAAATGAGCTAAAAGGTAGTGCAAAAACACTCATTCTAAGCAATGGCTCAGGTGTAAGAGATCAAAAAATTTGTGAAGCCTTGCAAGGGCTTGATATAGTGAAATTTAGCCTTGATAGCGCAGTGCAAAGCACTTTTAAAAAGATAGACCGCAATAAAAGTGGTATAGAAGTAAATGAACTTATAAAAGCAATGGCTAAATTTCGCAAGGAATTTACTGGCGAGCTTGTGCTTGAAATTTTAGTCGTGGCTGGATTTAACGACAAAAAAAGTGAGTTTGAAGCACTTAATGTGGCGATAAATGAGATAGCTCCGCACCGAGTGGATATTGGCACGATAGATCGTCCACCAGCTTATAATGTAAAGAGTGTAGATGCCAAAAAACTAGAGGAGCTAGCCAAGCAGATAAGTGGCGTACCGGTTAATATAGCTAAGGCTCACAAAATAGAGCAAAAGTATAACTTTAGTGAAGATGAAATTTTAGAAATGCTAAGGCGTCGTCCGCAAACTATTGCAAATGTTGAAGAGAATTTCTCAGAATACTCAAAGCAAATTTTAAACAAGCTCTTGCAACAAGATGTGGTTTATCTAGCCGATGTTGCCGGAGTAAAATTTTACAAACTAAGAGCATAA
- the gyrA gene encoding DNA gyrase subunit A, producing MKDNLLELTQDIASVDIEDSIKNSYLDYSMSVIVGRALPDARDGLKPVHRRILYAMDNLGVGSRSAYMKSARIVGEVIGKYHPHGDTAVYDALVRMAQKFSMRYPVVDGQGNFGSIDGDSAAAMRYTEARMTMLTEELLKDIDKDTVDFIPNYDDREVEPDVLPSRVPNLLLNGSSGIAVGMATNIPPHSLDELIDGLLLLLENKEATLEEVMEFIKGPDFPTGGIIFGKKGIIEAYRTGRGRVKLRAKTHIEKKPNKDVIVIDELPYQTNKARLIEQIAELVKDKQIDGISEVRDESDKDGIRVVIELKRDAMSDIVLNNLFKSTTMESTFGVIMLAINNKEPKVFNLIELLKLFLNHRKTVIIRRTIFELEKARARAHILEGLKIALDNIDEVIELIRNSADTAVAREGLMSKFNLSELQANAILDMRLSKLTGLEREKLEAELAELMAEIARLDEILKSETLLENLIKEELLEIKNKFKVPRVTEIVDDYDDIDIEDLIPNENMVVTITHRGYIKRVPSKQYEKQKRGGKGKVAVTTYDDDFIESFFTSNTHDTLMFVTDRGQLYWLKVYKIPEGSRTAKGKAVVNLIQLQPDEKIKAIIPTTDFDESKSLAFFTKNGIVKRTNLSEFKNIRSVGVRAISLDENDELVTALIAQTYDDMPVTDPENELSVETEVLEVEELQNEIDEDNVNAEEDANSGDETMLFVVTKKGMCLKFKISKVRQMGRTARGVTGIKFKEPGDEVVGAAVIESNDQEILSISQKGIGKRTTADEYRLTNRGGKGVICMKLTSRTGDLVGVVMVDEEQDLMALTSSGKMIRVDMQSIRKAGRNTSGVIVVNVDGDDVVSIARCPKADDGEDEDEAPSEDMGLLE from the coding sequence ATGAAAGACAATCTACTTGAATTAACTCAAGATATCGCTTCAGTTGATATCGAAGATTCTATAAAAAATAGCTATCTTGACTACTCTATGAGCGTCATCGTCGGACGTGCTTTGCCTGACGCTAGAGACGGACTAAAGCCAGTTCATAGAAGAATTTTATACGCTATGGATAACCTCGGCGTTGGCAGCAGAAGTGCTTATATGAAGTCAGCTCGTATCGTCGGTGAAGTCATCGGTAAGTACCACCCACACGGCGACACAGCGGTTTATGACGCACTTGTTCGTATGGCTCAGAAATTTTCTATGCGTTATCCAGTCGTTGATGGACAAGGAAACTTTGGCTCGATTGATGGCGACAGCGCAGCTGCGATGCGTTATACCGAAGCTAGAATGACTATGCTTACTGAAGAGCTTTTAAAAGATATCGATAAAGATACGGTTGATTTTATACCAAACTACGATGATAGAGAGGTCGAGCCAGATGTTTTGCCTAGCCGTGTGCCAAATTTATTATTAAACGGCTCAAGTGGTATCGCTGTTGGTATGGCGACAAATATCCCGCCACACAGCCTTGATGAGCTAATAGACGGTCTTTTGCTTCTTCTTGAAAACAAAGAAGCAACACTTGAAGAGGTGATGGAATTTATAAAAGGTCCAGACTTCCCAACTGGCGGTATCATCTTTGGTAAAAAGGGCATCATAGAGGCCTACCGCACAGGTCGTGGCAGGGTCAAACTAAGAGCTAAAACTCACATAGAAAAAAAGCCAAACAAAGACGTCATAGTAATCGACGAGCTACCTTATCAGACAAACAAAGCTAGGCTCATCGAGCAGATCGCCGAGCTTGTAAAAGATAAGCAGATAGATGGCATCAGCGAGGTTAGAGACGAGTCTGACAAGGACGGCATCCGCGTAGTCATCGAGCTAAAACGCGACGCTATGAGCGACATCGTGCTAAATAATCTCTTTAAATCAACCACGATGGAGAGCACTTTTGGCGTTATTATGCTTGCTATTAATAACAAAGAGCCAAAGGTGTTTAACCTTATCGAGCTACTTAAGCTATTTTTAAATCACAGAAAAACCGTTATCATTAGAAGGACGATATTTGAGCTTGAAAAAGCGCGCGCAAGAGCCCACATCTTAGAGGGTCTAAAGATCGCACTTGATAACATCGACGAGGTGATCGAGCTTATTAGAAATAGTGCTGATACGGCGGTTGCTAGAGAGGGCTTGATGAGTAAATTTAACCTCTCAGAGCTTCAAGCAAACGCTATCCTTGATATGCGTCTAAGCAAGCTTACAGGCCTAGAGAGAGAAAAACTAGAGGCCGAGCTAGCCGAGCTTATGGCTGAGATCGCAAGACTTGATGAAATTTTAAAGAGCGAGACATTGCTTGAAAATTTGATCAAAGAAGAGCTTCTTGAGATCAAAAATAAATTTAAAGTACCAAGAGTGACTGAGATCGTCGATGACTACGATGATATCGATATCGAAGACCTCATACCAAATGAAAATATGGTCGTAACAATAACTCACCGAGGCTACATCAAGCGTGTGCCAAGCAAGCAGTACGAGAAGCAAAAACGTGGTGGCAAGGGCAAAGTAGCGGTCACGACATACGATGATGACTTTATAGAGAGTTTCTTTACTTCAAATACCCACGACACGCTTATGTTTGTGACTGACCGCGGACAGCTATACTGGCTAAAAGTCTATAAGATCCCAGAGGGAAGCCGCACAGCAAAGGGCAAAGCAGTTGTAAATTTGATTCAGTTGCAGCCTGATGAGAAGATCAAAGCGATCATCCCAACGACTGACTTTGACGAGAGCAAGTCTCTAGCATTCTTCACTAAAAACGGCATCGTAAAACGCACAAATTTAAGTGAGTTTAAAAACATCCGCTCAGTTGGTGTAAGAGCTATAAGCCTTGATGAGAACGACGAGCTTGTAACTGCGCTCATCGCTCAAACATATGATGATATGCCAGTCACTGACCCAGAAAATGAGCTAAGCGTAGAGACTGAGGTGCTTGAAGTTGAAGAGCTTCAAAATGAGATCGATGAAGATAATGTAAATGCTGAAGAGGATGCAAACTCAGGCGATGAGACAATGCTATTTGTCGTTACTAAAAAGGGTATGTGTCTTAAATTTAAAATCAGCAAGGTTCGCCAAATGGGAAGAACTGCACGTGGCGTAACTGGCATTAAATTTAAAGAGCCAGGCGATGAAGTCGTAGGCGCAGCAGTCATCGAAAGCAATGACCAAGAAATTTTAAGCATATCTCAAAAAGGTATCGGCAAGCGCACAACCGCTGATGAGTACCGCTTGACAAACCGCGGTGGCAAAGGTGTCATCTGCATGAAGCTAACAAGCAGAACAGGCGATCTAGTGGGTGTTGTGATGGTTGATGAAGAGCAAGATCTTATGGCTCTAACATCAAGCGGCAAGATGATAAGAGTAGATATGCAAAGCATCCGCAAAGCAGGACGCAATACAAGCGGCGTGATCGTCGTAAATGTTGATGGTGATGATGTTGTAAGTATCGCAAGATGCCCTAAGGCAGATGATGGCGAGGATGAGGACGAAGCACCAAGCGAAGATATGGGGCTTTTGGAATAA
- the rfaE1 gene encoding D-glycero-beta-D-manno-heptose-7-phosphate kinase, with protein sequence MAKRVKILVVGDLMLDHYIWGSCDRISPEAPVQVVKINNETYTLGGAGNVVRNLLSLGADVSVASVLGDDEAGKKIKDRLAEINVKDELILTEKGRESSIKSRIMASHQQVVRIDKESVVKINLEDELVSKVKENLANFKAVLLSDYGKGVLSEKVCQEIINECVRLNIPVLIDPKGSDYSKYKNATLLTPNKKEASEATNLKIKDKTELEKAIKQLKDELNLTYSIITISEEGIALYDDKLHIFAAKAKEVFDVTGAGDTVLATLGYMLATGADIKEAIKIANLAAAVVVAKIGSATASFSEIEQLLNSSFGANFEHKLKSVEELEEILSQKDKKKVVFTNGCFDILHAGHVKYLSRARELGDLLVVGLNSDASVKRLKGEARPINSQDDRACVLSGLGFVDYVVIFDEDTPLNLITKIKPDVLVKGADYKDKEVVGSEIVKEVRLIDFVDGKSTTGIIKRIKDAKNDDKK encoded by the coding sequence ATGGCTAAGAGAGTTAAAATTTTAGTCGTTGGCGACCTTATGCTGGACCACTACATCTGGGGCAGTTGTGATCGCATCTCACCTGAAGCTCCAGTGCAGGTAGTAAAGATAAATAATGAAACCTACACGCTTGGTGGCGCTGGCAACGTGGTTAGAAATTTACTCTCACTTGGCGCAGATGTGAGCGTAGCTAGCGTCTTAGGAGATGATGAGGCCGGCAAAAAGATAAAAGATAGGCTCGCTGAGATAAATGTAAAAGATGAGCTCATTCTTACTGAAAAAGGACGCGAAAGCTCGATAAAAAGCCGTATCATGGCATCGCACCAGCAAGTTGTCAGGATCGATAAAGAGAGCGTTGTCAAGATAAATTTAGAAGATGAGCTCGTCTCAAAAGTAAAAGAAAACCTTGCAAATTTTAAGGCCGTCTTGCTAAGTGACTACGGCAAAGGCGTGCTTAGCGAAAAGGTCTGCCAAGAGATCATAAACGAGTGCGTGAGGCTAAATATCCCAGTACTTATTGATCCAAAAGGCAGCGACTACTCAAAGTATAAAAACGCGACCCTTCTAACGCCAAATAAAAAAGAGGCGAGTGAGGCTACAAATTTAAAGATAAAAGACAAGACCGAGCTTGAAAAGGCGATAAAACAGCTAAAAGATGAGCTAAATTTGACCTATTCGATCATCACGATCTCAGAAGAGGGCATCGCGCTATATGATGACAAATTGCACATCTTTGCGGCAAAAGCAAAAGAGGTCTTTGACGTCACTGGCGCTGGAGATACGGTGCTGGCTACACTTGGCTACATGCTAGCAACTGGGGCTGATATAAAAGAGGCGATCAAGATAGCAAACCTCGCAGCAGCCGTCGTAGTGGCTAAGATCGGCAGCGCAACGGCTAGCTTTAGCGAGATCGAGCAGCTGCTAAATAGCTCATTTGGGGCAAATTTCGAGCATAAGCTCAAAAGCGTTGAGGAGCTAGAAGAAATTTTGAGTCAAAAGGATAAGAAAAAGGTTGTTTTCACAAACGGCTGCTTTGATATATTGCACGCTGGACACGTAAAATACCTATCGCGCGCAAGAGAGCTTGGCGATCTTTTGGTTGTCGGGCTAAACTCGGACGCTTCAGTTAAGAGGCTAAAAGGCGAGGCTAGGCCTATAAATTCGCAAGATGATAGAGCCTGCGTGCTAAGTGGGCTTGGATTTGTTGATTATGTCGTGATTTTTGATGAGGATACGCCATTAAATTTGATAACAAAGATAAAGCCTGACGTGCTTGTAAAAGGGGCTGATTATAAAGATAAAGAGGTCGTTGGCAGCGAGATCGTAAAAGAGGTCAGGCTGATTGACTTTGTAGATGGTAAAAGCACAACAGGGATAATAAAAAGGATAAAAGATGCTAAAAACGATGATAAAAAATGA
- the gmhA gene encoding D-sedoheptulose 7-phosphate isomerase, translating into MLKTMIKNELEAHQKAFNEHVNLLGSLERACQMVADTLKNGKKVLICGNGGSAADAQHFAAELTGRYKSERQPLPGIALTTDTSALTAIGNDYGFDYVFSRQFEALARPGDLLVAISTSGNSKNVLEAIRSAKKMGASVLGLSGKGGGAMNEGCDLNLVVSSSDTARIQESHIFFIHTICQAVDEAFRG; encoded by the coding sequence ATGCTAAAAACGATGATAAAAAATGAGCTCGAGGCTCACCAAAAGGCCTTTAATGAGCATGTAAATTTGCTAGGTAGCTTGGAGCGTGCTTGCCAGATGGTGGCTGATACGCTAAAAAATGGCAAAAAGGTGCTGATATGTGGTAACGGCGGCTCTGCAGCGGATGCTCAGCACTTTGCAGCCGAACTAACTGGCAGATATAAAAGCGAGCGCCAGCCACTTCCTGGCATCGCGCTAACTACTGATACTTCGGCACTTACGGCCATTGGCAACGACTACGGCTTTGACTATGTTTTCTCACGTCAGTTTGAGGCCTTGGCTCGTCCTGGTGACTTGCTTGTGGCGATCTCAACGAGTGGCAACAGTAAAAATGTCCTTGAGGCTATAAGAAGTGCCAAGAAAATGGGCGCATCGGTACTTGGGCTTAGTGGCAAAGGCGGTGGTGCTATGAATGAAGGATGTGATCTAAATTTAGTCGTTAGCTCAAGCGATACTGCAAGGATACAAGAGTCGCACATATTTTTTATTCACACGATCTGCCAGGCCGTAGACGAGGCTTTTAGGGGCTAA
- a CDS encoding LPP20 family lipoprotein: MKVKNLSFALMVAIFSGCSFNGFMGEPTSTSNRNVVIQKVDKDDLREVMRKEKMIYDSAPKETTFRATGEGIAPLNSLSYAQSVTLAKRAAMADAYSQLAGKLYGVKINAEDTVRDAMLNDSSITSKVQGLVKNARIVNENFKDGLYKVNMELKIDEDKWREVFSY, from the coding sequence ATGAAGGTTAAAAATTTATCTTTTGCTTTGATGGTCGCTATTTTTAGCGGTTGCTCATTTAACGGCTTTATGGGCGAGCCAACTAGTACATCAAACCGCAACGTAGTCATCCAAAAGGTCGATAAAGACGATCTTAGAGAGGTGATGAGAAAAGAGAAGATGATATATGATAGCGCTCCAAAAGAGACCACTTTTAGAGCCACAGGCGAGGGCATAGCTCCGCTAAATTCGCTCTCTTATGCTCAGTCAGTCACTCTTGCAAAAAGAGCAGCTATGGCTGATGCTTATTCGCAGCTTGCTGGTAAGCTTTATGGCGTAAAGATTAACGCTGAAGATACCGTAAGAGACGCGATGCTAAATGATTCATCTATCACTTCAAAGGTTCAAGGTCTTGTCAAAAATGCAAGGATCGTGAATGAAAATTTCAAAGACGGGCTTTATAAGGTAAATATGGAGCTTAAGATAGACGAAGATAAGTGGCGAGAAGTCTTTTCTTACTAA
- a CDS encoding SseB family protein, with protein sequence MQEAMDKFLSDPSEQNEVNLISALKKATFLAPVLLNQALAKPDGGVVYEEEGSNIKFILLEDEGEKLSYFPAFTSKEAMKLWRNDSEQESIEIELKEYLAMLKESSYAGVVIDAFSYDFILKKDQIAKILD encoded by the coding sequence ATGCAAGAAGCGATGGATAAATTTTTAAGTGATCCAAGCGAGCAAAATGAGGTAAATTTGATATCGGCTTTGAAAAAGGCTACTTTTTTAGCTCCAGTGCTTTTAAATCAAGCACTCGCAAAGCCTGATGGCGGCGTAGTTTATGAGGAAGAGGGCTCAAATATCAAATTTATCCTGCTTGAAGATGAGGGCGAAAAGCTTAGCTATTTTCCAGCATTTACTAGCAAAGAGGCGATGAAGCTTTGGCGAAACGACAGTGAGCAAGAGAGCATTGAGATAGAGCTAAAAGAGTATCTTGCGATGCTAAAAGAGAGTAGTTACGCTGGAGTTGTGATAGATGCATTTAGCTATGATTTTATTCTTAAAAAAGATCAGATAGCAAAAATTTTAGACTAA
- a CDS encoding aspartate-semialdehyde dehydrogenase: MRKFNVAVVGATGAVGEELFRVMEEVDFPVGELLPLASAKSAGSEIEFNGKYYKVKELTEKVFSEHEIDIAFFSAGGSVSEKFAKFAADSGAVVIDNTSHFRMDKDIPLVVPECNPSDIAMWKNRGIIANPNCSTIQMVQILKPLNDAFSINRVDVSTYQAASGAGKEGMEELVVQMQKFFEFKLDECEPKVFAHRLALNVIPHIDVFLDNDYTKEEMKMVNETQKILHKDIEVSATCVRVPVLRSHSEAITIHFDKDVSADAAREILSKAPSVVVVDNPANKEYPMPIISSDTNETYVGRIRVDNYRPNVLHLWCSADQIRVGAATNAVRIAQKWIAMQE, translated from the coding sequence ATGAGAAAATTTAACGTAGCAGTCGTTGGTGCTACTGGAGCGGTCGGCGAAGAGCTTTTTAGAGTTATGGAAGAGGTTGATTTTCCAGTTGGAGAGCTTTTACCGCTTGCTAGTGCAAAAAGTGCTGGTAGCGAGATCGAATTTAATGGCAAATATTACAAGGTAAAAGAGCTAACCGAAAAGGTTTTTAGCGAGCACGAGATTGATATTGCTTTTTTTAGTGCGGGCGGTTCAGTCTCAGAGAAATTTGCCAAATTTGCAGCTGATAGTGGCGCAGTAGTTATCGATAACACCAGCCATTTTAGGATGGATAAAGACATTCCTCTTGTTGTGCCAGAGTGTAATCCAAGTGATATAGCTATGTGGAAAAATCGCGGTATCATCGCAAATCCAAACTGCTCAACCATCCAAATGGTGCAAATTTTAAAACCACTAAACGACGCTTTTAGTATCAACAGAGTTGATGTCTCTACTTACCAAGCAGCAAGCGGTGCTGGCAAAGAGGGTATGGAAGAGCTTGTCGTTCAGATGCAAAAATTCTTTGAGTTTAAACTTGATGAGTGCGAGCCAAAGGTATTTGCACACCGCCTAGCGCTAAATGTGATCCCTCACATCGATGTTTTTTTGGATAACGACTACACAAAAGAAGAGATGAAAATGGTCAATGAGACGCAAAAAATTCTTCACAAAGATATAGAAGTTAGCGCTACCTGTGTGCGTGTGCCAGTGCTTAGAAGTCACTCTGAGGCGATTACTATCCACTTTGACAAAGATGTAAGTGCAGATGCTGCAAGAGAAATTTTAAGCAAGGCTCCAAGCGTCGTTGTAGTCGATAATCCAGCAAATAAAGAGTATCCAATGCCTATCATTTCAAGCGATACAAATGAGACTTATGTCGGTAGGATCAGAGTTGATAATTACAGACCTAATGTGCTTCACCTTTGGTGCAGTGCCGATCAGATCCGCGTAGGGGCTGCGACAAATGCCGTCAGGATCGCACAAAAGTGGATCGCGATGCAAGAGTAA
- a CDS encoding sigma-54-dependent transcriptional regulator, with product MNIVIVEDDINMRKSLEIALGEYEELNIKSYKSAVEALKKLSDDTDLIITDINMPKMDGLEFIKELNGKFDVIIMTGNATLNKAIESVRLGVKDFLTKPFDVSTLYEAIKRVEALKQKIPKSIKKIETKSENNGFLATSKALEATLNIALKAARTDASIMLSGESGVGKEVFAKFIHANSPRKDAVFVALNMAAIPENLIESELFGFEKGAFTDAATTKKGQFELANGGTLFLDEIGEMPINLQPKLLRALQEREITRLGATKSEKIDVRIICATNANLELAMKEGRFREDLFYRLNTIPLFIPPLRERKDEILPIAQDTLEKCCKEYGFEAKNFSKAAKEELLSYDYPGNIRELISVVQRAVILSEGDEILPNDLFLQARSKK from the coding sequence ATGAATATCGTCATAGTAGAAGATGACATCAATATGCGAAAGTCGCTTGAGATCGCACTTGGCGAGTATGAAGAGCTAAACATCAAGAGTTACAAGAGCGCAGTTGAAGCTCTAAAAAAGCTAAGCGACGATACTGATCTAATCATCACCGATATAAACATGCCAAAGATGGACGGACTTGAGTTCATTAAAGAGTTAAACGGCAAATTTGACGTCATCATAATGACTGGAAACGCCACACTTAATAAGGCGATCGAGAGCGTTAGACTTGGCGTGAAAGACTTTTTAACAAAGCCATTTGACGTCTCAACGCTATATGAAGCGATAAAAAGAGTAGAGGCGCTAAAACAAAAAATCCCAAAAAGCATAAAAAAAATTGAAACTAAAAGCGAAAATAACGGCTTTTTAGCCACTTCAAAGGCGCTTGAAGCTACGCTAAATATCGCACTAAAAGCTGCAAGAACTGACGCTTCAATAATGCTTAGTGGCGAAAGCGGTGTTGGCAAGGAGGTCTTTGCTAAATTTATCCATGCAAACTCACCTAGAAAAGATGCTGTATTTGTTGCTTTAAATATGGCAGCGATCCCTGAAAATTTGATAGAAAGTGAGCTTTTTGGCTTTGAAAAGGGCGCATTTACTGACGCTGCGACTACAAAAAAAGGACAGTTTGAGCTAGCAAATGGTGGAACGCTATTTTTAGATGAGATCGGCGAGATGCCTATAAATTTACAACCAAAGCTGCTTCGTGCCTTGCAGGAGCGCGAGATAACAAGACTTGGCGCTACAAAGAGCGAAAAGATAGATGTTCGCATCATCTGCGCTACAAACGCAAATTTAGAGCTTGCGATGAAAGAGGGCAGGTTTAGAGAGGATCTTTTCTACCGCCTAAATACGATCCCGCTTTTCATCCCGCCACTTCGTGAGCGAAAAGATGAAATTTTACCTATCGCGCAGGATACTTTAGAAAAATGTTGCAAAGAGTATGGCTTTGAGGCTAAAAATTTCTCAAAAGCGGCAAAAGAGGAGCTTTTGAGCTATGACTATCCAGGCAACATAAGAGAGCTCATTTCAGTCGTGCAAAGAGCAGTGATACTAAGCGAGGGTGATGAAATTTTGCCAAATGATCTATTTTTACAAGCCAGAAGCAAAAAATAG
- the hemE gene encoding uroporphyrinogen decarboxylase: MIFIDACLKKPTPYTPVWMMRQAGRYLPEYMRVRAQAGDFLSLCKDYKKASEVTLQPVEILGVDAAILFSDILVVPLEMGMDLRFEKGEGPVFSEPLRDKAALDALSIEKSTKNLAYVYDTIKLTRENLAKDKALIGFCGAPWTIATYMIEGGGSKTYAVCKKMLYQNPEFLHQILEKVTQALILYVKEQIRAGVNAVQIFDSWAAALEEQAYFEFGFNYINKIVDSVKAEFPEIPVIVFPKGISGYLDKISGNFDVFGVDWSTPIELAKAKLSPRYILQGNMEPTRLYRKKAIDEGVDKILSTMKGVPHIFNLGHGILPDVPVENAKYFIKQVQTKSAR, translated from the coding sequence ATGATTTTTATAGACGCTTGTCTTAAAAAACCTACCCCTTATACGCCTGTTTGGATGATGCGCCAAGCCGGTAGATATTTGCCAGAGTATATGCGAGTACGCGCGCAAGCAGGTGATTTTTTGTCACTTTGCAAAGACTACAAAAAGGCTAGCGAGGTTACGCTTCAACCAGTTGAAATTCTAGGCGTTGATGCGGCGATTTTATTTAGCGACATTCTCGTTGTGCCTCTTGAAATGGGCATGGATCTACGTTTTGAAAAGGGCGAGGGTCCAGTTTTTAGTGAGCCTTTACGTGATAAAGCCGCACTTGACGCACTTAGTATCGAAAAATCGACTAAAAATTTAGCATACGTCTATGACACGATAAAGCTCACAAGAGAAAATTTAGCCAAAGATAAGGCGCTCATTGGCTTTTGTGGCGCACCTTGGACGATAGCTACATATATGATCGAGGGTGGTGGCAGTAAAACTTATGCAGTTTGCAAAAAAATGCTCTATCAAAATCCAGAATTTTTACATCAAATCTTAGAAAAAGTGACGCAAGCACTCATCCTTTACGTCAAAGAGCAGATAAGAGCAGGCGTAAATGCGGTGCAAATTTTTGACAGCTGGGCGGCTGCGCTTGAAGAGCAGGCTTATTTTGAGTTTGGGTTTAACTACATAAACAAAATAGTTGATAGCGTCAAGGCTGAGTTTCCAGAGATCCCAGTCATCGTTTTCCCAAAAGGTATAAGCGGCTATCTAGATAAAATTTCAGGAAACTTTGATGTTTTTGGTGTCGACTGGAGTACACCGATTGAGCTAGCCAAAGCAAAACTTAGTCCAAGATACATCCTTCAGGGTAATATGGAGCCAACAAGGCTTTATAGAAAAAAGGCGATAGATGAGGGTGTGGATAAAATTTTAAGCACGATGAAAGGCGTGCCGCATATTTTTAACCTCGGTCATGGAATTTTGCCTGATGTACCAGTTGAGAATGCAAAATATTTTATAAAACAGGTGCAGACAAAAAGTGCAAGGTAA